A stretch of the uncultured Trichococcus sp. genome encodes the following:
- a CDS encoding SIR2 family protein: MNINDFVGKFTNHPVLFIGTGISLRYLDNSYTWDGLLRKISLDLYGNLETYFDIKGEHVLEDSFNYPAIASRIEADFNSFLIMNRDGKFKFVNDIYYKHMENNSHISRFKIYLSELFSSMVYRESKSEELLKLKKVRKNIGSVITTNYDSLVEEIFGFTPLIGNNILLSNPYGSVYKVHGSASVPDKIIITDEDYLNFNKKYELIRAQLLSLFIHNPIIFMGYNIGDSNIKAILKTIFSYVEPNSEQAELIRRNFLLVEYDPGSESIEVVEHDIDLTQSQTIRINKIKTDDYNSIYNALAALQLPVSAMDVRKVQTVVKDIYSGGSIKVRITEDLDQLNNSDKVLVIGSDKTISYEFQTVSEMMANYFSIIEEENIQILSTIDKLKIQSQQYFPMYGFSTINQNISSSSRLRTQQETKLTEMINNINSKCKGNYKTIDEIERDESLAKSYQVSAIIYGVMQEQISLTEVEAYLKKYTDKQSTDYRKLLCAYDFIRYK; the protein is encoded by the coding sequence TTGAATATAAATGATTTTGTTGGGAAATTTACGAATCATCCGGTTCTTTTTATTGGTACAGGAATTAGTTTAAGATACTTAGATAATTCATATACTTGGGATGGATTGTTGAGAAAGATTAGCTTAGATCTATACGGAAATTTAGAAACTTATTTCGATATTAAAGGTGAACATGTCCTAGAGGATAGTTTTAATTATCCTGCAATTGCATCAAGAATCGAAGCAGACTTTAATAGTTTTTTAATAATGAATAGAGATGGGAAATTCAAGTTTGTTAATGATATTTACTATAAACATATGGAAAACAATTCTCATATTAGTAGATTTAAAATATATTTGTCCGAGTTGTTTAGTTCTATGGTATACAGAGAGAGTAAATCCGAGGAACTGCTAAAGCTAAAAAAAGTTAGAAAAAATATAGGATCAGTTATAACAACTAATTATGATTCGTTAGTTGAAGAAATATTTGGTTTTACACCTTTAATTGGAAATAACATTCTATTAAGTAATCCTTATGGATCTGTTTATAAAGTGCACGGCTCTGCTTCTGTACCTGACAAAATAATTATTACTGATGAGGACTATTTAAATTTTAATAAAAAATACGAGTTGATTAGAGCGCAGTTGCTGTCACTTTTTATTCACAATCCAATTATTTTTATGGGATATAATATTGGGGATTCAAATATTAAGGCAATATTGAAGACCATTTTTTCTTATGTAGAACCTAATTCTGAGCAAGCAGAATTAATTAGAAGAAATTTCTTACTTGTAGAATATGATCCGGGCTCGGAAAGCATCGAAGTTGTAGAACATGATATTGACCTGACTCAAAGTCAAACTATTAGAATAAATAAAATAAAGACGGATGATTATAATTCGATCTACAATGCTCTTGCAGCATTACAATTACCTGTATCTGCAATGGATGTGCGCAAAGTACAAACCGTAGTCAAGGATATCTACTCAGGCGGGTCAATAAAAGTTCGAATTACAGAGGATCTTGACCAGCTAAACAATAGTGACAAGGTATTAGTAATAGGCTCTGATAAAACAATTAGTTATGAGTTTCAAACTGTTTCAGAAATGATGGCCAATTACTTCAGTATTATTGAAGAAGAAAATATCCAAATACTTTCAACTATTGATAAACTTAAAATTCAATCACAACAGTATTTTCCAATGTATGGATTTTCAACCATTAACCAAAATATATCATCGTCAAGTAGATTACGAACCCAACAAGAAACTAAACTTACAGAAATGATTAACAATATTAATTCAAAGTGTAAAGGAAACTACAAAACAATCGATGAAATTGAAAGAGATGAGTCATTAGCAAAATCTTATCAAGTTTCAGCCATTATATATGGCGTGATGCAAGAACAAATTAGCTTAACTGAAGTGGAAGCATACTTAAAGAAATATACAGATAAACAGAGTACGGATTATAGAAAGTTGCTATGTGCATATGACTTTATACGATACAAATAA
- the istA gene encoding IS21 family transposase encodes MRKDIREGVRFYIMNDIKPNFAQMARQYDSDPRTIKKHFEEQQNPELIKPRKPVPEKASKLDPYRTLIDEKVSEGCSATAIYSLLKRRGYEGKITILRDYCRTLKQTKTKKATIRIETNPGLSAQVDWKENMTLYTSSGRPVTFNIFLYVLGYSRMKYLELTFEKKQDTLFMCLNDAFYLTGGVPREIWFDNMKTVVNHAKSQYKKVVFHDTFYAFSKDASFQPIACRPFRPQTKGKVEALARTCERLRVMNGEFDDELELCHYVHDLAEELNYEVSQATGQRPIDLWEHEKEHLQAFDFELLAEYSCDDIRRIVSTESMVQFRTSKYSVPIKYIGEEVEIRLTTAFIHIYYNGELIQTHPISEKKRSYTYDTHDAYEILKSDVFKHKEDEEIYAFIENSLAQYDDV; translated from the coding sequence ATGAGAAAAGATATTCGAGAAGGAGTGAGGTTCTACATTATGAACGACATCAAACCAAATTTTGCACAGATGGCACGTCAATACGACAGTGATCCACGTACCATTAAAAAACACTTTGAGGAACAACAGAATCCTGAGTTGATTAAGCCCAGGAAACCCGTGCCGGAGAAAGCCAGTAAATTGGATCCTTATCGGACCCTGATTGACGAAAAGGTTTCGGAAGGCTGTTCCGCTACGGCGATTTATTCGCTCCTTAAACGGCGAGGATACGAAGGAAAAATCACGATTCTTCGGGACTATTGCCGAACACTGAAACAAACAAAAACCAAGAAGGCAACAATTCGAATTGAAACGAACCCTGGTCTGTCGGCGCAAGTGGATTGGAAGGAGAATATGACCCTTTACACGAGTTCCGGGCGGCCCGTCACATTCAATATCTTCTTGTACGTGCTGGGTTATTCACGCATGAAATATTTGGAACTGACTTTTGAGAAAAAGCAAGATACGTTATTCATGTGCTTAAACGATGCCTTTTATTTAACCGGCGGTGTACCCAGGGAAATCTGGTTCGACAATATGAAAACAGTGGTCAATCATGCCAAATCCCAATACAAAAAGGTCGTCTTCCACGACACCTTCTACGCCTTCAGTAAGGATGCCAGTTTTCAGCCTATCGCTTGTCGTCCGTTCCGGCCTCAGACAAAAGGAAAAGTGGAGGCTTTGGCAAGAACCTGCGAACGGTTGCGCGTTATGAATGGCGAATTTGATGATGAGCTCGAGTTATGTCACTACGTCCATGATTTAGCCGAAGAGCTCAATTATGAGGTTTCCCAAGCGACAGGCCAACGGCCAATCGACTTATGGGAACACGAAAAAGAGCACCTACAGGCATTCGATTTTGAACTGTTGGCTGAATACAGTTGTGACGATATTCGCCGTATCGTCAGCACAGAATCCATGGTCCAATTTCGAACGAGTAAGTACTCCGTTCCCATTAAATATATCGGCGAGGAAGTCGAAATTCGACTCACTACCGCATTCATACACATTTATTATAATGGAGAATTGATTCAAACGCATCCGATTAGTGAAAAAAAGCGATCCTATACGTACGACACTCATGACGCCTACGAGATTTTGAAGTCTGATGTGTTTAAGCATAAAGAGGACGAAGAAATCTATGCGTTCATTGAAAATTCTTTGGCGCAGTATGATGATGTGTAG
- a CDS encoding restriction endonuclease subunit S, which yields MDWSESGYLALSALNVKNGYIDPSADAHYGNEELYQKWMGGRELRKGQVLFTTEAPMGNVAQVPDNQGYILSQRTITFDVNDEKITDDFLAVLLRSPNVFNDLSALSSGGTAKGVSQRSLSGLKVIVPKNLYEQEKIGLFFKQLDSTIALHQRKLTLLKQLKQTYLNRMFPQKEENMPVLRFADFSEPWEQRKLGEISDIVGGGTPSTSNDYYWNGNIDWYSPAEIGNQIFVNDSQKKITEAGLQKSSAKIFPIGTVLFTSRAGIGNTAILAKEGATNQGFQSIIPHENELDSYFIYSRTHELKRYGELNGAGSTFIEVSGKQMAKMPILMPRIEEQIHIGSFFRKLDDTITLHQYKIKNLTVLKKVLLAKMFL from the coding sequence ATGGACTGGAGTGAATCAGGATACCTTGCACTTTCTGCTTTGAATGTAAAAAATGGATACATTGACCCCTCAGCAGATGCGCATTACGGTAATGAAGAGTTATATCAGAAATGGATGGGTGGTAGAGAGCTAAGAAAGGGGCAAGTCTTATTTACGACAGAAGCGCCTATGGGTAATGTAGCTCAAGTGCCTGATAATCAAGGATACATCCTTAGTCAAAGAACAATCACATTTGATGTAAATGATGAAAAAATTACCGATGATTTTTTGGCAGTTTTATTACGTTCGCCAAATGTATTCAATGATTTATCTGCTTTATCAAGTGGTGGTACTGCAAAAGGAGTTAGTCAAAGGTCCCTATCAGGATTGAAAGTTATAGTTCCTAAAAATCTATATGAACAGGAGAAGATTGGTTTATTCTTCAAACAGTTAGACAGTACTATCGCTCTTCATCAACGAAAGTTAACCTTATTAAAGCAGCTAAAACAAACGTATTTGAACCGGATGTTCCCGCAAAAAGAGGAGAATATGCCAGTACTAAGATTTGCGGATTTTTCTGAACCATGGGAACAGCGAAAGCTAGGTGAAATATCGGACATAGTCGGTGGTGGAACCCCCAGCACCAGCAATGACTATTATTGGAATGGGAATATCGACTGGTATTCCCCTGCTGAAATTGGAAACCAAATCTTTGTAAATGATAGTCAAAAGAAAATTACAGAGGCCGGTCTACAAAAAAGCTCTGCTAAAATTTTTCCGATTGGAACAGTTTTATTTACATCTCGTGCAGGAATTGGTAATACTGCTATTCTTGCTAAAGAAGGGGCAACAAATCAAGGCTTTCAATCGATTATTCCCCATGAAAATGAACTGGATTCTTATTTTATTTATTCCAGAACCCATGAATTGAAACGATATGGAGAATTAAATGGAGCAGGATCAACTTTTATAGAAGTGTCAGGTAAACAAATGGCAAAAATGCCTATACTTATGCCTAGGATAGAAGAACAAATTCATATTGGTAGTTTTTTCAGAAAACTCGATGATACTATCACCCTTCATCAATATAAGATTAAGAATTTAACAGTACTTAAAAAAGTCCTACTAGCAAAGATGTTCTTATAG
- a CDS encoding site-specific integrase produces the protein MDFHHQLKGAILDAVDEGLITTNPTRKIIIKGKKPKDKRTKFLNQFEIQALLRQLELPSEINWDWFILLVAKTGLRFSEALALTPNDFDFSKQKLSITKTWNYKGTTGNFQPTKNESSKRTMQIDWQTAMQFSQLIKNLDPEKPIFVKNRVFNSTINYRLKVLCTNANIPIITIHSLRHTHASLLLFAGVSIASVATRLGHSSMTTTQETYLHIIQELENQDNDKIMKHLALLM, from the coding sequence ATGGATTTTCACCATCAATTAAAAGGCGCAATACTGGATGCAGTTGATGAGGGACTTATTACTACAAATCCCACGCGAAAAATCATCATAAAAGGTAAAAAGCCTAAGGATAAGCGAACGAAATTTCTAAACCAATTTGAAATTCAAGCGCTACTTAGACAACTGGAACTACCCTCTGAAATAAATTGGGATTGGTTTATCTTATTGGTGGCAAAAACAGGGTTGCGTTTTTCTGAAGCTCTTGCACTTACTCCAAATGATTTCGATTTTTCCAAGCAAAAGCTAAGCATTACAAAAACCTGGAACTACAAGGGTACTACAGGGAACTTTCAACCTACGAAGAATGAATCCTCAAAACGAACGATGCAAATTGATTGGCAAACTGCGATGCAATTTTCGCAGCTGATCAAGAATTTAGATCCTGAAAAACCAATTTTTGTGAAGAACAGGGTATTCAATTCAACAATCAATTATCGCCTGAAGGTCCTTTGCACAAATGCAAATATTCCAATCATCACTATTCATAGCCTTAGACATACACATGCATCCTTATTACTTTTTGCTGGCGTTTCAATTGCAAGTGTAGCTACTAGATTGGGACATTCGAGCATGACTACCACACAAGAAACGTATCTCCACATTATTCAAGAACTCGAAAATCAAGACAACGACAAGATCATGAAACACTTGGCGTTACTGATGTAA
- the istB gene encoding IS21-like element helper ATPase IstB, translating into MSNHVQLLNNFEKLGLLRMREYFPNYQEVVNREAIPFTEALLELTNRELAFRSDRKVERAVENARFPVIRALKDFDFYFQPSINRHEILDLQHMGFLEKAENIIFIGNSGVGKTHLATALGVEACHQGVKAIFINCHELIQKLQSAYEKGTLERVLKRYSNYELLIIDEIGYLPIAKQEASLLFQLIRLRHEVHSTILTTNIPFSKWGDVFQDSAVTAAILDRLIHHSRVFQITGNSYRMKDYKLEREQRSKKKTPDDPP; encoded by the coding sequence ATGAGTAACCATGTCCAACTCCTCAATAATTTTGAAAAACTCGGTCTGCTTCGGATGCGGGAATACTTCCCCAACTACCAGGAAGTCGTAAACCGCGAAGCGATTCCCTTCACGGAAGCCCTACTGGAATTAACCAATCGAGAGCTGGCGTTTCGGTCCGATCGGAAAGTGGAGCGTGCTGTAGAAAACGCGCGGTTTCCGGTCATTCGTGCACTCAAAGACTTCGATTTCTACTTTCAGCCAAGCATCAACCGGCATGAAATTCTGGATCTGCAGCACATGGGCTTTCTTGAAAAAGCCGAAAATATTATATTCATCGGTAATTCAGGTGTCGGGAAAACGCATTTGGCGACTGCCCTCGGCGTGGAAGCCTGCCATCAAGGCGTTAAGGCCATATTCATCAACTGTCATGAGCTGATCCAAAAGCTCCAATCAGCTTATGAAAAAGGAACACTCGAACGGGTTTTAAAACGTTATTCGAACTACGAGCTCCTAATCATCGATGAAATCGGCTACCTGCCTATTGCCAAACAAGAGGCCAGTCTCCTCTTCCAACTGATCCGGTTGAGGCACGAGGTGCATTCCACCATCCTGACGACTAACATTCCCTTTTCCAAATGGGGAGACGTTTTTCAGGACAGCGCCGTGACAGCAGCCATTCTTGACCGCCTGATCCACCATTCCAGAGTATTCCAGATCACCGGAAACTCATATCGCATGAAAGACTACAAGCTGGAACGCGAGCAGCGTTCCAAGAAAAAAACACCGGACGATCCTCCGTGA
- a CDS encoding HsdR family type I site-specific deoxyribonuclease, with protein sequence MCKIPRNDEETIEKHLIDVLGQGHNQWNYREDLKSEEDLWRNLRQKITQNNLSEIKEHPITDKEFDSIKMELLTHTKTPFHAAKWLKGENGIARITIEREDASLGAMSLILYSNQDIGGGISTYEVVNQIAKKKSDDERERRFDVTLLINGLPIVQIELKQAGAKDGYFQAFNQIKKYAEEGMFRNNIFSTLQLFVVSNEKTTRYFANALPKDMHRKFLFSWRTTDNRKVDNVYEFCKQVLNIPDAHKLIAHYTIVSEDHDNKALMVLHPYQIHAIEALFTSAMKHESGYVWHATGSGKTLTSFVATKLLARKSGVDRTIMVIDRKDLDSQTTSEFTKFASEFNTGISSGNVRANSLIVGTGSSIELSRALLSDTNNNTVIITTRQKLEAALRHAQKQKEKRNVERFKKLMGQHIVFVVDECHRALSAENMDEIKQFFPNSTWFGFTGTPIFEENKKQAKGQLARTTHDQYGEKLHTYTIKDALDDAAVLGFQVEHEDTIEQTSLNNHIFKNLQVNEKYASYSVDGINDIIDQMPPNEKEEYLDATIYERNEHIQKVLRKIFRPDNAYMKFDFQNGRPRKSAILTTSSIDMAKRYYHAIKQMTKEPGWIQREFSHHPIRTGRTIEDPDFPRIAITYSMQENEVDSAQNQKEMKKIIKDYNAYYGTAWGIDDIDRYNGDINNRLARKKGEFKEFGKQIDLVIVVDRLLTGFDAPTIQTLFVDRNLSYANLIQAFSRTNRTYPDKTKGLIVTFRKPHSMEKNVADATRLYSEAKEETSLIYPTYEKSKKRFNGGHKKFTDIVETHQDIDEHSPLELRIDFVKAFQEFTNSFEALVTYDDYNDEMEKSGSLKTQVMVLEENLGLYETIKGSILADLSIAPTPPESLSEIEFYSDNAVKLYDIDATYIDQLLNTYSANNKSVREDIEKAMQKLNKAEVVREVYRAILNDIDLKRVDPEEDIFVLKRHYFTLARDQSIAHFAKDWFVSPDELHSSAVQYVIGADPIPNIGSIIDSKNFEKYKVVHPEAKPLRYGPEMKRQWRKVLDEVVVQLDNELR encoded by the coding sequence ATGTGCAAAATTCCAAGAAATGATGAGGAAACAATTGAAAAACATTTGATTGACGTTCTGGGTCAAGGACATAATCAGTGGAACTATCGCGAGGATCTGAAGTCTGAAGAGGACCTATGGCGGAATTTGCGTCAAAAAATTACCCAAAATAACTTGTCTGAAATCAAGGAACATCCGATTACGGATAAAGAATTTGATTCGATAAAAATGGAGTTATTAACACATACGAAAACGCCTTTTCATGCTGCCAAATGGCTGAAGGGCGAAAATGGCATTGCGCGTATCACAATTGAGCGTGAGGATGCTTCTTTAGGTGCCATGTCTTTGATCTTGTATTCCAATCAAGATATCGGCGGAGGTATTTCCACTTATGAAGTTGTAAATCAGATTGCCAAGAAAAAATCGGATGATGAGCGAGAGCGGCGATTTGACGTAACGTTGTTGATCAATGGGTTGCCGATTGTGCAGATTGAGTTGAAACAAGCAGGTGCAAAAGACGGTTATTTTCAGGCTTTTAATCAAATTAAAAAATATGCTGAAGAAGGCATGTTCCGCAATAACATCTTTTCGACGTTGCAGCTTTTTGTCGTTTCCAATGAAAAGACAACCCGTTATTTTGCGAATGCGCTACCAAAAGACATGCACAGGAAATTTCTTTTCAGTTGGCGGACAACCGATAATCGGAAAGTGGATAATGTTTACGAGTTTTGCAAACAGGTTTTGAACATACCGGATGCCCATAAGTTAATTGCGCACTATACGATTGTCAGTGAGGATCATGATAATAAAGCCCTAATGGTATTGCATCCTTACCAAATCCACGCGATTGAAGCTCTATTTACATCTGCTATGAAGCACGAATCGGGTTATGTTTGGCATGCAACAGGATCAGGGAAAACGTTGACAAGTTTTGTAGCGACGAAATTGCTTGCCCGCAAGTCTGGTGTTGATAGAACCATCATGGTCATTGACAGGAAAGACTTGGACAGCCAGACTACATCAGAATTCACAAAGTTTGCCTCTGAATTTAATACAGGCATATCTTCTGGAAACGTTCGAGCGAATAGTTTGATTGTGGGGACTGGCAGCTCGATTGAACTCAGCCGAGCTTTGTTGTCGGATACGAATAATAACACAGTCATCATCACGACTCGCCAAAAACTGGAGGCCGCATTGCGCCATGCCCAAAAGCAAAAGGAGAAACGAAATGTGGAACGATTCAAAAAGTTGATGGGCCAGCATATCGTCTTTGTCGTGGATGAATGCCACCGTGCTTTGAGTGCGGAAAATATGGATGAAATAAAGCAGTTCTTCCCGAATTCCACTTGGTTCGGATTTACTGGGACACCTATTTTTGAAGAGAATAAAAAGCAAGCCAAAGGGCAATTGGCCAGAACGACGCACGACCAATATGGCGAGAAATTGCATACTTACACGATTAAAGATGCTTTGGACGATGCTGCGGTTCTGGGATTTCAGGTGGAACATGAGGATACGATAGAACAGACCTCTTTAAACAATCACATTTTCAAAAACCTCCAAGTCAATGAAAAATATGCAAGCTACAGCGTAGATGGCATTAATGACATAATCGATCAGATGCCGCCGAATGAAAAAGAAGAGTATTTGGATGCAACGATCTATGAACGGAACGAGCATATTCAAAAGGTGCTACGTAAAATTTTCCGACCGGATAACGCCTATATGAAATTTGATTTTCAGAATGGCCGTCCGAGAAAGTCAGCGATTCTGACGACTAGTTCGATCGATATGGCAAAACGGTATTATCATGCCATCAAGCAAATGACGAAGGAACCAGGCTGGATTCAAAGAGAATTTTCTCACCATCCGATCCGGACAGGTCGCACGATTGAAGACCCAGATTTTCCAAGAATCGCGATTACCTATTCTATGCAGGAAAATGAAGTGGATTCAGCCCAAAATCAAAAAGAAATGAAAAAAATTATCAAGGATTACAATGCGTACTACGGTACTGCTTGGGGCATCGATGACATTGACCGCTATAACGGGGACATCAATAACCGGCTCGCGCGCAAAAAAGGAGAATTCAAAGAATTCGGGAAACAGATTGACTTGGTTATCGTCGTTGATAGATTGCTGACGGGGTTCGATGCGCCGACGATTCAGACCTTATTTGTTGACCGGAATCTTAGCTATGCCAACTTGATTCAAGCCTTTTCGCGTACGAATCGTACCTACCCGGATAAAACGAAAGGCTTGATCGTCACTTTCCGGAAGCCACACTCCATGGAAAAAAATGTTGCAGATGCAACAAGACTCTATTCCGAAGCTAAAGAAGAAACCAGTCTGATTTATCCGACTTATGAAAAATCGAAGAAGAGATTCAATGGCGGTCATAAGAAGTTCACTGACATCGTTGAAACACATCAGGATATAGATGAGCACTCTCCGTTGGAATTGAGGATTGATTTTGTCAAAGCATTTCAGGAATTCACGAATTCGTTTGAGGCGCTTGTTACATATGATGATTATAACGATGAGATGGAAAAATCAGGTAGTTTGAAGACGCAAGTGATGGTACTGGAAGAGAATTTAGGATTGTATGAGACGATTAAAGGGTCAATACTTGCAGATTTGTCTATCGCACCGACTCCTCCAGAAAGCCTGTCCGAAATTGAATTCTATTCAGACAATGCGGTTAAACTTTATGATATCGACGCTACCTATATCGATCAGCTGTTGAACACGTACTCCGCAAACAACAAATCTGTGCGTGAAGACATTGAAAAAGCGATGCAGAAGTTGAACAAAGCAGAGGTTGTAAGGGAAGTTTATCGCGCAATTTTGAACGATATCGACTTAAAACGAGTTGATCCAGAGGAAGATATATTTGTTCTCAAACGGCATTACTTTACTCTAGCACGAGATCAGTCTATCGCTCATTTTGCGAAGGATTGGTTTGTTTCACCTGATGAATTACATTCCTCGGCAGTACAGTATGTTATCGGGGCAGACCCGATTCCAAACATAGGTAGTATCATCGACAGCAAAAACTTTGAAAAATACAAGGTAGTGCACCCCGAAGCCAAACCACTGCGATATGGTCCAGAAATGAAACGGCAGTGGCGAAAGGTATTGGACGAGGTTGTTGTGCAGTTAGATAATGAGTTAAGATGA
- a CDS encoding restriction endonuclease subunit S: MSEEAKMAPVIRFQGFTDDWEQRKLGELLIEHNQIVKGDKYPIATSSRKGLFLQTDYFDGERSGINTTMDFHLVPENYLTYRHMSDDSIFHFNKNTMGTPILVSKEYPVFTTSEAANDEFVIRNLNFSKSFANFSHMQKKGGTRVRLYFKVLQNYKIAIPRIDEQIKIGSLLKHLDRTIALHQRKLTLLKQLKQTYLKQIFSQNKENIPVLRFAGFSEPWEQRKFSNIVNRVSQQSNDSNLPKVEFEDIISGEGRLNKDISRKFDSRKGTAFEPEFILYGKLRPYLKNWLFPSFKGIALGDFWVFEPNNSSSIFDYYLIQSDKYQAVANLSSGTKMPRSDWKTVSETVYSIPDSINEQEKIGTFFNQLDNVIALHQEKIAHLKALKSILLNKMFI; the protein is encoded by the coding sequence ATGTCTGAGGAAGCTAAAATGGCACCGGTCATACGGTTTCAAGGATTCACTGATGATTGGGAACAGCGTAAGTTGGGTGAATTATTAATTGAGCATAATCAAATAGTAAAAGGTGACAAATATCCAATTGCAACGTCATCAAGAAAAGGATTGTTTTTGCAAACAGATTATTTTGATGGTGAACGAAGTGGAATTAATACAACTATGGATTTTCACTTAGTCCCAGAGAACTATCTAACGTATAGGCATATGTCCGATGACTCGATTTTTCATTTTAATAAAAACACTATGGGTACACCTATTCTAGTGAGTAAAGAATATCCAGTGTTTACAACTTCGGAAGCTGCTAACGATGAGTTCGTTATAAGAAATTTGAACTTTTCCAAGAGTTTCGCGAATTTTTCCCACATGCAGAAAAAAGGAGGCACTAGGGTTAGGTTGTATTTTAAAGTACTGCAAAACTATAAAATTGCTATCCCTAGAATTGATGAACAGATAAAAATTGGATCACTCTTGAAGCATCTAGACAGAACTATCGCTCTTCATCAACGAAAGTTAACCTTATTAAAGCAGCTAAAACAAACGTATTTGAAGCAGATTTTCTCGCAAAATAAGGAGAATATACCGGTGCTAAGATTTGCAGGTTTTTCTGAACCATGGGAACAGCGTAAATTTTCTAATATAGTAAACAGAGTGTCCCAACAATCTAATGATTCCAATCTTCCAAAAGTCGAATTTGAAGATATTATTTCTGGTGAAGGTAGGTTGAATAAAGATATTTCTCGTAAGTTTGACAGTAGAAAAGGGACAGCTTTTGAACCTGAATTTATTTTATATGGTAAGTTACGCCCATACTTAAAGAACTGGCTATTTCCCAGTTTTAAGGGGATAGCATTAGGTGATTTCTGGGTTTTTGAGCCGAATAATTCGTCTTCTATTTTTGATTATTACTTGATTCAATCTGACAAATATCAAGCAGTTGCAAATCTTTCTTCAGGAACGAAAATGCCTCGTTCTGATTGGAAGACTGTTTCAGAAACAGTTTATAGTATTCCTGACAGTATTAATGAGCAAGAAAAAATAGGTACCTTTTTTAATCAGCTTGATAATGTTATTGCTCTTCATCAAGAAAAGATTGCTCATCTAAAAGCACTGAAAAGTATATTACTCAACAAAATGTTCATTTAA